The following DNA comes from Photobacterium sp. DA100.
AGGCTGACCATATCAAACCAGAAGTCTTTGACGATATTGATGGTGTGATGTTCCACATGAACTGTGAGAACAAAGACGTAGATGCGTTTATTGGCCTGTTGGACTCAATCTCAGAGCAGTTTGGCGAATACCTTAATAAGCTCGATTGGGTAAGCATGGGGGGCGGCGTATTCTTTACCTGGCCGGGCTATGATATCGAGAAGCTAGGACTTGCGCTAAAAGCATTCTCTGAGAAACACGGTGTGCAAATGTACCTTGAGCCGGGTGAAGCGATCATCACTAAAACCACTGACCTTGTGGTGACAGTGGTAGACATCGTTGAAAACGTGAAAAAGACCGCTATCGTTGATTCGGCCACCGAAGCTCACCGTTTGGATACCCTTATCTACGACGAGCCAGCCTCGGTGTTTGAAGCGTCTGACAACGGCGAGCACGAATACGTGATCGGTTCTTGTTCATGCCTGGCCGGCGATCAGTTCTGTGTCGCTAACTTTGACCAGCCGCTAGAGATTGGCCAGAAGCTTCACATCATGGATAGCGCGGGCTACACCATGGTGAAATTGAACTGGTTCAATGGTCTGAAGATGCCGTCTATCTACTGCGAGCGCAGCAACGGCGATATCCAAATGCTTAACGAGTTTGGCTACGACGACTTCAAGCGTTCGTTGTCGCAGTGGTCGGTATCGTGATATAGAAACGCCGTCCGGTTAGGCTGCGGAGAGGTTATAGGGGATCTAAGTCAGGCTTAGATCCCTTTTTTATTGATAACGGGTGGGAAATCCCCCCTTATGAAAAAGCGGTCAGCGCTAAGACGCTGATGTCCATATCACAATCAGTAGAATTATTGCTGACACACTTTTGCCCAATTTCTTGCTAGGGATGACAATTCGCTGATTTTAACTTGCTGAATAATTTTCAGCCTATTCGGGTAATAAAGGTTTTCTCGTCATCCACAAAAGCCACAAAGCCGCCGTGATAGATAAACACCCGACCACGACCCTCAACGAGGCAGGCAAGCTGTGGGTTCAAATCTTCTTCGTTATCCTTGCTTTGAAAAGTGCCAGTATCGGTGATTACGCCGCTGAGTGTAGGCAAATATCCATAAGTGCGCTTGGCTTGATCAATCAGGTTCAATTCGCTGGCGGTAGAGAAGCAAGAGGGGATCGCACCGGCTTCTTCGATAAATATAGTTTTCAGTTCTTCAAAAGCTGTAATCACCAGCCAGTCGATGCCGTTAACATGATGGATAAACATTAGAGTTTCTCGGTAATTCTGATGCGGAGATCTTATCACTATCAGGGTAGGGCGTAGTAGAGATTTAGTTGCTAAAGGCGGTAATTCTGTGCCATTTCCAGATATTTACTAGGCTAACTTGAAACACGTTTTTGCCCCTTTCTGCGATAACAAACTGGTTTCTTCCTGTCACCTGATAACTGAGTAGCAATATGTTCTCTAATGGCTCTCTGTGATGTTTTAACTCAGTGTAAATGAAAAGCTCTAATTGCTAGCACAAGCCGATAGTGTTCAAATACTTATTAAAAGAGAATGCGCCAAGCTCAGTGGGGGCTAAGCTAGGCGCACAAAGAGTGACGTTAGAAACGATAACCAAAATTTAACGTCATCGAATCTCGCGTTTCGCCTTTGTTATACATAAAGGTCAGATTGTAGTTTCTGTCAAATTGCTTATTAAACCCGACAACATAAGCCCATTTGTTCAAATCTACGCCTATGTCGTAATCGAACTCGATATCGCCGGCTTTAACGTGCCCATCCATGCGTGGTTCTAGGCCTTGGTATTCTGCCCCGACAAAGAGTTGTGCACGATAGTCAACCAACTGATAGCCAAGCATAGGTTGAATGGTGGCAATGGGTTCGCCCCAATCAGTGATTCCTTTCAGGCGTGTTTGTGAGACAGTGCCTGTCACCGATGCAAAAAACTCGCGATACCCAACGGAGAGTGTGGTGCCGATACCACGTAAATCGTATTCGAGGTGCAAGGGGATCTCAACATTGCCTGTGTGACACAAGCGACCATAAGTTTCACTATCACAGAACTTATCACCAAGTCCAGGGCGTCCGGGCAGGGCTGGTAATTGGTTAAGCTTATCACGGATGAACTCTCCCGCAGCGCCGGTGTACTCAGCATCTACTTTAGCATCGACGTTAATTTTGCCGATGTAGCCAAACACATTCCAAAAAGGAAGAATGTTGATATCACCACGAATGTTTAGACTCTCGGCTTTGACCGTCCCAATCGAACCCCCAGGATCAAACAGGTCATTCAGCCTGACACCATTGATGGTAAAGTCGTTAAAGGGAATGTTCATGTTTTGATTTCTATAGGCCACAGATACCCCATACGGTAGTGGCAGATCAATCCCTTTTCTTCGTACTATGTCTCCCATTAATGGAAAGGTGCGATCCAGTTTGACACTCACTTCACGAATGCGTGGGTCTGATACTTCGGTGAGTAGTGCTTGATGAATGATGTCCACGCCGCGCTCTTCACTATAAAGTGCTACAGGTTGAGCGACGGAACTGACATGAACAGGTTGGCTCTTCTTAGTGCCGTTAATGTCGATCGCTTTTTTGCTTAGGGGCAGTTTGCCACTACCGAGCGTCGCGAAAGTTATGGTTTGGCGATAGCTGGCGACACGGACACCATCATAATCAAAGGGTTTGGCATTGGTAATGGTCATCAGCTGAGGCACGCCATCTTTTACAGTGATATTGACACGCATGAAGCGAAAGTACGCGATGTCTTGCGGCAAACCATATTTAGAATAATTGAAGCTCACTACACTTGTGCCATCGGGCAAGTCTGTAGCTGTAACGCTGGTTGGGTCGTAGCTTTGTGCGTAGTCACGCAATCGATATTCTGTGCGAGTGTTGCGCTCAATTTCGCTGATCGCATCATCTTGCTCATCCAGTTCATTGGGGTTGTACTTGATACGTAAATCAATATTGCCTTTTTCATCGGTATTTTTGACCAGAAAAACACGAGATTTGCGCACTTGGTCGCCGATAGTGATTTGGCGCTCAACATGTTCAACTAAGTGCTCTCCAGCAGTTAGGGAGCTTAAACCCAATCGCGGCAAATCGTCGCTGATGCCATAGCGATTAAATACCTCTTGACCATGAGCCATGATTTCTGTAAGGGATTGAGTGTCAGTGATCTGTTGTTGTTCCGTACCTAGGCTGCCAAAGCTGATGAGTGAGCTGATAAGTGCAGTCAGTAAAATCGGTTTGTTTGCTAGTTTACGCATAGTCGTTTTGCTCCAAATCCATCGTTTTTCACCCCTAAGAAAATGCGATGGTTTGCTAATCACAGAACCGCCTTGTTCTATGTGGTTGTGTTTGCAGCCCTTTTTTTACTCAGTGGGCTTGGCAATGATTTTATCGTCGAACACTGCGCGCCAATAATCGGGTTTGGAGGATGAGATCCTCCCGTATAGGCGCCAGCGAAATGGACCTCACCTATTGGCCTAACAAAAAAAGCCTGCGTTTTCACGCAGGCTGATTTAAGGACAGTAGGACAGATTAAATGAGAGACTTATAGGTACACTTTGTAGTTAAACCATACGCGATTCTCATTGATGTCGACGGATTTACTGCTCGACTCCATGCTGCCAGAGGTGTTTTCAAACTTAACTTGGCCCCAACGTGTTTTATCCGCGCTCAGTGGTGTCGCTGCCATCAAGGTGGTTTTTACTGTGGTTGAGTCGATGTCACCGCTCAAGTAAGTCAACTCAGGGTATAACGCTAAGAAAGTTCCATCTTGGCCGGTTTTCCAGACCGCGTATGCCGCGCCCATTCCGCCAACCAGGCTATCGTCAGTCACGTTAAACGCATTCATTGATTGGTCCGAATAAGTACCGGTCAGTGCGCCGACACGCGCAAAAAAGGTTAATGAGTCAATTGGGGTACGGAAAATTGAAATGGCACCCAGTGCGGCCGTGGTTGCTGTATCATTGTCGATGACATCAAGCGAAACCGCGACACGGGGAGATATTGAGTTTCCAGTATTGAACACGTGGAAGTACTGGAAGCGGCTATCGCTATAATCGCCTTCGTTGTTCATCGTCCCTTCTACCGAGAACATCGACTCCATACCATTTTCGTATTGGTAGGAGATAGAGGCAGAGGCTTTAACATCCCCATCGTTGCTGGCACCGACATAAAAGGTTGAGTAGGCACGAGTCATATCTGACGCGTCAAGGGCTTCGCTGTTTGCATTGTCTGCAGCGTGAGCGCCTGCAACAAGAGTGCTACCGATAAGAGTGGTTAAAAGTGCTTTTTGGAAATGGTTCATAGTAAGTTTTCCACAAGTTGTATTGATAGGAATGTGGAGATTTTATGAGGGAATTTGAAAGCGAGTTAATCGCATATGATGGATCTAATCCTACAATGTGGGCTAAAAAAGCGTTTTTATGATGAGAGTTTCGTTGCTTTTTGCTTTGAGTAACGAACAAAAGCAGAGTGTTTAATGAAACAAAAACAGCCTCGGCGAAAACTAAGGCTGTTGAATTGACGACTTTTGACGTTCTGTGAGGTAGCGGAAACGGTAAATGATTATTTATTGAACGCGATTTTCGCCTCACAGGGCGTAAGAAGATCCGAAAAAAGTTTGGCAATCGCTAAGATGATCAACACATAGACCAACATCATCAGCGGCATTTCAATATTGTAATAAGGAGTGAGGTTTAACGCGCTTGAAGAGAGCACCAACAACAAGTTAACCCCAAGGACTCGAAAGATCCCCAATCGTGCGTTATCGAACACCTTCCAAATGGCGACAATATTAATGAAGTAAAAAGTGAGCAACTGCCACAGCTCAGTGAATGATGGCATGATCAGCGAATACTGTAATAAGTAGAACCCACCCAAGCCAACGGCGCCAAAGAACGCATCTCTTATTGCGCTGGTGGGTAAGGGAGGAAGATTGGTGGCAAAAATGCCGGCAATCATCGGGAACACGAAGCCGCCAGGTATCGGTAAATAGATCCAAGCGAATATACAGGCGAGAAACGTGCTGGTACCTTGTACCACCTTTTTCCAATCGTCACCAATATGCTGTTTCAGGCTGCGTTGCCTTAACGAAGGCTTGTGTTTAGAGTAACGTCGGGCCATTTCAAGTAGATCAGAGGGTAGAAGAGGCTCAATGGGAGGCATTTCCCACGTCGATTCTAAGTTACGCTCGATGTCTGCGAGATAGTTCGACAAATCACTGGGCTTATGGCTGAGGCTCTCAAGTATATGCACAATTACATC
Coding sequences within:
- the nspC gene encoding carboxynorspermidine decarboxylase, with product MTFKKEELKTPYFMINEDKLIANLEKAKQLKELSGVKLVLALKCFSTWGVFDIIKPYLDGTTSSGPFEVKLGYETFGGETHAYSVGYSEDDVREVADICDKMIFNSQSQLAAYRHIVEGKASLGLRLNPGVSYAGQDLANPARQFSRLGVQADHIKPEVFDDIDGVMFHMNCENKDVDAFIGLLDSISEQFGEYLNKLDWVSMGGGVFFTWPGYDIEKLGLALKAFSEKHGVQMYLEPGEAIITKTTDLVVTVVDIVENVKKTAIVDSATEAHRLDTLIYDEPASVFEASDNGEHEYVIGSCSCLAGDQFCVANFDQPLEIGQKLHIMDSAGYTMVKLNWFNGLKMPSIYCERSNGDIQMLNEFGYDDFKRSLSQWSVS
- a CDS encoding cytosolic protein, whose amino-acid sequence is MFIHHVNGIDWLVITAFEELKTIFIEEAGAIPSCFSTASELNLIDQAKRTYGYLPTLSGVITDTGTFQSKDNEEDLNPQLACLVEGRGRVFIYHGGFVAFVDDEKTFITRIG
- a CDS encoding FUSC family protein: MLNHSTKEAIKAALAIVSALCLAIWFEWDKPYWAGITAAVLALNETFAHSLQKGQNRVLGALMGAGYALFLITCFSQDHFLFVVFYTLLLAASLFMASDERRGYIFVQGYTVCTIICCMGGFDSLNTFEYIILRLQETLLGIGVFTLIYRLIWPVSTETVFCHRYWELHTELQQALNHYHHGRLNNEAIEGIQRSASQLHHLLELPNHGSYDLQYYQPKWLERLREIDVIVHILESLSHKPSDLSNYLADIERNLESTWEMPPIEPLLPSDLLEMARRYSKHKPSLRQRSLKQHIGDDWKKVVQGTSTFLACIFAWIYLPIPGGFVFPMIAGIFATNLPPLPTSAIRDAFFGAVGLGGFYLLQYSLIMPSFTELWQLLTFYFINIVAIWKVFDNARLGIFRVLGVNLLLVLSSSALNLTPYYNIEMPLMMLVYVLIILAIAKLFSDLLTPCEAKIAFNK